Below is a window of Streptomyces genisteinicus DNA.
TCGCCGGGGGTGGACAGCATCGGCCAGTGGCCGGTGGCGAGTTCGAAGAACGTGACACCGGATGCGGTGAGCGCCTGCAGGCGCGGGTCGCCGAGGGCGACCGCCTGCTCGACCAGGGCGATGCTCGATCCGTTGGCGGTGCACAGGACACCGGTGGTGGGCAGGTCGCCGGCCGCCCCGGAGCGCACCAGCGGCTCGGTGAGGGTGGCCGCCGGCTGGGGTGCGGCGAGGAACGCGAGGCGGTCCAGCCCTTCGGCGCTCACCCCGTCGGTGCTGCCCCAGCGGTGCCACGACGCCGCGTCGGGCGGGTCGACGAGATGGGCTCCGCCGGACGGCGCGGGGGTGCCGGGGACGCCCGCGGCGAGCTGGTCGCGGACCCGCTCGTCGGGGACGAGGACGGCCGGCGGGTCGCCGTCCCGGGGCAGCCCCGCGTCCAGGTACACGATCCTGGCGACGCGTTCCGGGAGCCGGTCGGCGGCCCCGAGGACGGGATGGATGCCGTAGCCGTGGCCGACGAGGACCACCTGCGGCGCCTGCAGCTCCTCGACGGCCCGTACGACGTCGGCGATGTGGGTGCCGAGGCCGGTGTCCGGCCGGGCCGGACGCAGCGGGTCCCCCATGCCCGTGAGGGTCACGGGGTGCGCGGTGTGCCCCGACTCCCGCAGCAGGGACACCACTTCGTGCCAGATCCAGCCACCGGTGTGCGCTTCCGGCACCAGGACGAACGTGCTCATGGACGCCTCCTCACAGAACGTCGTGCGGTGGGCCCGGACCGTGGAGGTGCGGCCGCCGACGCCGGTACCGTAGGAACTCCCCCAGAGGGAGGTTCAAGTCGTGATGCCCGACGGCCGGTGGAGCATCGGCGAACTCGCGGCCCGTGCGGGTGCCACCGTCAAGACGGTCCGCTTCTACTCCGACCGCGGCCTGCTGCCCGAGGCCGGCCGCAGCGCGGGCGGCCACCGGCGATACGGCCCCGAGGCACTGGAGCGGCTCGGGCTGATCCGTTCCCTGCGCGGGCTCGGCCTGCCGGTGACCGAGGTGGCGCGGGTGCTCGACCCCGAGGAGGACGTGCCGGGCAGGACGCTGGAGGACGCCGTCGCGGGGCAGCTGCGGGAGGTCGGCTCACAGCTGACGGCGCTGCGGTGGAGGGACGCGGCGCTGCGGCTGGTCGGTGACTCCCCGCCCGGGGAGCGTGCCGAACGGCTGCGTCTGGTCGGGGCGGTCGCCTCGCCGCCGAGCACCGCCTCGCTCGCCCGGTTCTGGCGTCGCTGGCTGCCTCCGCGGCTGCCGGCCCGCGTGGTCGCGGAGGTCGTCGACCACGCCGTGCCGCCGCCGCCCGACGACCCCACGCCCGCCGAGGTGCTGGCCTTCGCGCGGCTGCACGCCCTGGTGTCCGGGCCCTGCACCGGCGGTGTCCCGTGCCAGCCCACCGCGCACCGCAGCGACGGGGGCTACCGGGCGTCGGTGGTCTACGAAGGGCTGCCGGAGGCGTACGCGCTGGCCGCGTCGGAGCTGCTGGCGCGGCGTTCCCCGGGCCCGGGACCGGCGCTCGACTGCTTCGTCGCCGTCTACGCCGCGGCGTGCGGGGAGCGGAGCACCCCCGCGTTCCGGCGGCGCCTGGGCGGCCAGCTCGCCGCCGACCCCCGGATCGACCTCTACTGGCAGCAGGCCGCCGTCCTCTTCGGCCCCTCGGCGCCGACCCCGGGCGCCGCGCACGACTGGCTGTGCGCGGCGCTGGACGCGGAGACGGAACGCGTGGGGGCGGCCTGATCGCCCCGGCCGGCGGACCTGCCCGCGGTACCGGCGGGCGCGTCGACCGGTCCCGGCGGTGTGCCGGGGGCGGACCACCGGGACGCCGGCACCTGATCCGTCGGCGACGGGGACGCGCGCGGGGACGGCTGGGACGGGGACGGCGCGTGTGCCGTGCGCACCGGCTTCAGAGGCTCCGGGCGGAGATGTCGCCGCGGTCGGTGGTGGCGTGCACGGTGAGCCGGGCGGTGCCGTCGTTCTTCAGCCGGTTGCTGACCCGCCCGAGCGAGGTGCCCGCGTCCAGGGTGGCCGGGACACCGGCGGCGGCCTGCACGGTGATGTCCCCGGACCGGGTGCGCAGCACGACCGCGCCGCCGGTGGCCTCGGTGATCCTGATGTCGCCGCGCTGGGTGCTGATCTGCGCGGGCCCGTTCAGCCGCCCGACCTCGACGTCCCCGTCGACGGCGGTGAGACGGACGCTCGCGGCCTCGTCGATCTTGATGTGCCGGTACGCGCCGTCGAAGGCGACGTCGCCGACGCGTCCGACGATCCGGAACTCGGTCGCGTCGGCCTTCCCCTCGACCCGTGAGCCGGCCGGCAGCTGGACCGTCACCTCGACGGCGCCGGAGGGGCCGAGGTGACGGTTCCTCACCGGCACGCCGACGCGCAGCGCACCGTCCTCGTACACGACCTCCGCCTGCTCCGCGGCCTTGACGTCCCGCGACTTCGACGCGTTCATGGGCCGGACCTCGACCACCGTGTCCGGACGGTCGGCGGCGATGACCTGGACGCGCCCGGCGGGGACGTCCAGGACGGCGGCGACGGGGGCGGGGGTGTCGAACGACTGCATGGCGTCCTCCTTGCGATCCATAATTTCTGACATCGCAAACGCTACGTTGCGTTCGACGATTGCGCAACTATCTCGTTGCACAGTTGCACGATCAGCGCAGCTCAAGTGTCCCATTTCATTGCATCGACCCGTCAATTAACGCAACAGAGTACGCCGGGATTGTTGCAATGATGAGAGACTGAACGCTATGCTGGCGCCCGGTGTACGCGGTGTACGACACGGAGGAGGACACGGTGCCGGGAGGCAGGCTCACCCAGAAGGACCGTCAGCAGATCGCGCTGGGACTGGCCGACGGCCTCGCGTACGCGGAGATCGCGAGGAGCCTCGACCGCCCCACCTCGACGATCACCCGCGAGGTGATGCGCAACGGCGGCCCGACCGGGTACCGCGCCGACCTGGCGCACCGGGCCACGGAACAGCGCGCCCACCGGCGGAAGGGGACGGCACCCCGGCCCTCGGACCCGGTCCCCCAGCCGCACGGACGCGACGCCGACGCCGTGCGCGCGTACGAGGAGACCTTCACGACCGTCATGATGCAGTCGGGCCTGCCCAAGATGATGGCCCGGGTGATGGTCGCCCTCCTCACCACCGACACCGGCAGCATGACCGCCGCCGAACTCGCGCGGCGCCTCGAGGTCAGCCCGGCGACGATCTCCAAGTCGATCACCTTCCTGGAGAGCCAGTCGCTGGTC
It encodes the following:
- a CDS encoding GbsR/MarR family transcriptional regulator — protein: MPGGRLTQKDRQQIALGLADGLAYAEIARSLDRPTSTITREVMRNGGPTGYRADLAHRATEQRAHRRKGTAPRPSDPVPQPHGRDADAVRAYEETFTTVMMQSGLPKMMARVMVALLTTDTGSMTAAELARRLEVSPATISKSITFLESQSLVRRERDEGRRERYVIDDDLWYQSMEASVRSLAQQVEIAREGVGVLGPGTPAATRLENVARFLDFVGESLGRAAEQARAVLYTTSGTPGGSGTAAPPGTDPGSAGAPHDRPAD
- a CDS encoding MerR family transcriptional regulator yields the protein MPDGRWSIGELAARAGATVKTVRFYSDRGLLPEAGRSAGGHRRYGPEALERLGLIRSLRGLGLPVTEVARVLDPEEDVPGRTLEDAVAGQLREVGSQLTALRWRDAALRLVGDSPPGERAERLRLVGAVASPPSTASLARFWRRWLPPRLPARVVAEVVDHAVPPPPDDPTPAEVLAFARLHALVSGPCTGGVPCQPTAHRSDGGYRASVVYEGLPEAYALAASELLARRSPGPGPALDCFVAVYAAACGERSTPAFRRRLGGQLAADPRIDLYWQQAAVLFGPSAPTPGAAHDWLCAALDAETERVGAA
- a CDS encoding DUF4097 family beta strand repeat-containing protein, with product MQSFDTPAPVAAVLDVPAGRVQVIAADRPDTVVEVRPMNASKSRDVKAAEQAEVVYEDGALRVGVPVRNRHLGPSGAVEVTVQLPAGSRVEGKADATEFRIVGRVGDVAFDGAYRHIKIDEAASVRLTAVDGDVEVGRLNGPAQISTQRGDIRITEATGGAVVLRTRSGDITVQAAAGVPATLDAGTSLGRVSNRLKNDGTARLTVHATTDRGDISARSL